A DNA window from Rossellomorea marisflavi contains the following coding sequences:
- the prpE gene encoding bis(5'-nucleosyl)-tetraphosphatase PrpE — protein sequence MKLDIIGDIHGCYEELTTLIEKLGYTWAGEIPVHPERQLAFIGDLTDRGPRSLDTIDLVAALCSQGKARYVPGNHCDKLYRYFLGHDVQIRHGLETTVAEWASSSPSKQEAIKKKFLALYEDAPLYDVLDGGRLILAHAGMKEEWIGRKNKKIRTFVLYGDITGERNPDGTPVRRDWARDYHGDAWIVYGHTPVPEPRMIHRTVNIDTGAVFGGRLTAFRYPELETVSVPSTMPSIPTKFTCY from the coding sequence ATGAAACTGGATATCATCGGGGATATACACGGGTGCTATGAGGAATTGACAACACTGATTGAAAAACTTGGATACACTTGGGCAGGCGAAATCCCTGTTCATCCGGAACGACAGCTCGCCTTCATCGGGGACCTTACCGACAGGGGGCCGCGATCACTCGACACCATCGACCTTGTGGCTGCTCTCTGCTCACAGGGGAAAGCAAGGTATGTACCCGGGAACCACTGCGATAAATTGTACCGCTATTTCCTCGGTCATGACGTTCAGATACGGCATGGGCTGGAGACAACGGTCGCAGAGTGGGCATCCTCCTCACCTTCGAAGCAGGAAGCGATCAAGAAGAAATTCCTGGCCTTGTACGAAGACGCCCCTCTCTACGATGTACTAGATGGAGGGAGACTGATCCTTGCCCACGCAGGGATGAAGGAGGAATGGATCGGGAGGAAAAATAAAAAAATCAGGACCTTCGTTCTGTACGGAGACATCACCGGGGAACGGAATCCCGACGGGACTCCCGTCAGGAGGGACTGGGCCAGGGACTATCATGGTGATGCCTGGATTGTTTATGGTCATACACCCGTCCCAGAGCCAAGAATGATCCATCGCACAGTCAATATCGACACCGGTGCGGTCTTTGGTGGACGCCTCACCGCGTTCCGCTACCCGGAACTCGAGACGGTCAGTGTGCCTTCCACGATGCCATCGATCCCGACAAAATTCACATGTTACTAA